Proteins found in one Gemmatimonadota bacterium genomic segment:
- a CDS encoding ECF-type sigma factor: MTSRPPPPEEVTRLLESASSGDGEAFDRVFRVVYDELRGLARLVRRGRASETLNTTALVHEAYLRLLPSQGLAWQGRSHFMGVAARAMRQVLVRAAERRSTLKRGGGKVDLPLEEAVAGALGTDAVSVEPERILALDAALMKLEAMSPRQARVVECRFFAGMSVEETAQALAISEPTVKRDWSAARAWLAREMAQA, from the coding sequence ATGACATCCCGGCCACCCCCGCCCGAGGAGGTCACGCGTCTCCTCGAGTCCGCTTCGTCCGGCGACGGCGAGGCGTTCGACCGCGTCTTTCGCGTGGTCTATGACGAGTTGAGGGGCCTGGCCCGGCTCGTTCGTCGGGGTCGAGCCTCAGAGACGCTGAACACCACTGCCCTGGTGCACGAGGCGTATCTCCGTCTGCTGCCGTCGCAGGGGTTGGCCTGGCAGGGGCGCTCCCACTTCATGGGCGTCGCCGCTCGCGCCATGCGGCAGGTGCTGGTGCGGGCAGCCGAGCGCCGCAGCACCCTCAAGCGCGGCGGAGGCAAGGTGGATCTTCCCCTCGAAGAAGCCGTGGCAGGTGCGCTCGGCACGGATGCGGTCAGCGTGGAACCCGAGCGGATCCTGGCGCTGGACGCGGCGTTGATGAAGCTGGAGGCGATGAGCCCGCGTCAGGCGCGCGTCGTCGAATGCCGGTTCTTTGCGGGCATGTCCGTCGAGGAAACGGCGCAAGCGCTCGCGATCTCGGAGCCGACCGTCAAGCGCGACTGGAGCGCGGCACGTGCTTGGCTGGCTCGCGAGATGGCCCAGGCCTGA
- a CDS encoding serine/threonine-protein kinase, which yields MEPDRWQQIQDVYLDALEQPPEARTAFLERVAGADSELRAEVQSLLAADTAGDPVLDATFDDLLDLLDEEAPGEPVPERAGPYRVLEEIGRGGMGTVYRAERDDGQYTREVALKLVLAAGSRADIVRRFGRERQILAGLEHPHIARLYDAGVTEAGLPFLAMELVRGEPIHTYCDRLRLSIPARLRLFEQVVAAVEYAHRKLVIHRDLKPSNVLVTDEQEVKLLDFGIAKLMESEESTADDPLTRLDQRLLTPEYAAPEQLRGEALSTAADVYALGVMLHHLLVGTRPSGSGLPTPSTAATTVEVAGLRDSDPPRLRRQLKGDLDTIVLKALRPEAEQRYPTAAALLEDLTRFRTGQPITARAPSFAYRARKFVGRNRIAVVAGTAAVMGLVGGLGVALHQAQVARAERDLAESVSGFLVNLFNAANPFQRSSERLDTLRIQAFLDRAVDRLDTDLADQPELKARMQNVLGAVHEGLGLYDPALALMNASVAGYRVTKGEQSPEVTKALGDLARVLQMSGDAAAAEETYRLAIPRMVALHGERSAEVAQLRVQLAAALVTQDRLPEAETMLQAAIEVRRHVLEDSLKIADDLNLLGALQYRQGKVDRAAETMRQSLEMNRAALGPDHPNVAVISQNLALILNRAERYDEAEPLLREAIEAMRRALGPDYPEIGGTIKTLASVLEAKGRAVEADSLYREAIDHSRRGRGAADPSLAIALHDYGAFRMKLGDLAGADSLIVEARDLELSANGPDHPGTAVTTGTLADLRRRQGDALRAEALYRESLRSLEAIFPPTHPRVLNARRGLALSLADQRRTSEAEPLLLDVYEAAKSLEDGGVETRATARSLALFYEGLGNQTEAARWQALSEAPPG from the coding sequence ATGGAGCCCGACCGCTGGCAACAGATCCAGGACGTGTATCTGGATGCTCTGGAGCAGCCACCAGAAGCCCGGACTGCGTTCCTCGAGCGCGTGGCCGGTGCGGACTCGGAGCTCCGCGCCGAGGTGCAGAGCCTGCTCGCCGCCGACACGGCGGGCGACCCGGTGTTGGATGCGACCTTCGACGATCTGCTGGACCTCTTGGATGAGGAAGCACCTGGCGAACCCGTCCCCGAGCGGGCCGGCCCCTATCGTGTGCTGGAAGAGATCGGACGGGGCGGCATGGGAACGGTGTACCGAGCCGAACGGGACGACGGCCAGTACACGCGCGAGGTGGCGCTCAAACTGGTGCTCGCCGCCGGAAGTCGAGCGGACATCGTCCGCCGCTTCGGACGAGAGCGGCAGATCCTGGCAGGCCTCGAGCACCCGCACATCGCGCGACTCTACGACGCCGGGGTCACGGAGGCGGGACTCCCCTTCCTGGCCATGGAGCTGGTACGAGGGGAGCCCATCCACACGTACTGCGACCGCCTGCGACTGTCCATTCCCGCCCGGCTGCGCCTGTTCGAGCAGGTGGTGGCGGCGGTCGAGTACGCGCACCGCAAGCTCGTGATCCACCGCGATCTCAAGCCCTCCAACGTGCTGGTCACCGACGAGCAAGAGGTCAAACTACTGGACTTCGGCATCGCGAAGCTGATGGAGTCCGAGGAGTCCACCGCGGACGACCCGCTCACGCGTCTCGATCAACGGCTGCTCACGCCCGAGTACGCGGCTCCGGAACAACTCCGCGGTGAGGCTCTCTCGACCGCCGCGGACGTGTATGCCCTAGGCGTCATGCTCCACCATCTGCTGGTGGGGACGCGGCCGTCGGGGTCCGGCCTGCCCACTCCCTCGACTGCGGCGACCACCGTCGAAGTGGCGGGGCTGCGCGACAGTGACCCACCGCGCCTCCGCCGTCAACTGAAGGGCGATCTCGACACGATCGTCCTGAAAGCGCTCCGCCCGGAGGCAGAGCAGAGGTATCCCACCGCCGCTGCCCTTCTGGAGGATCTCACGCGCTTCCGGACCGGGCAGCCCATCACCGCGCGCGCCCCCTCCTTCGCCTATCGCGCACGAAAGTTCGTGGGCCGGAACCGCATCGCGGTCGTCGCCGGTACGGCGGCCGTGATGGGGCTGGTGGGCGGCCTTGGCGTCGCCCTGCACCAAGCGCAGGTGGCCCGTGCCGAGCGCGACCTGGCCGAGTCCGTGAGCGGGTTTCTGGTCAACCTGTTCAACGCGGCCAATCCCTTTCAGCGCTCCAGCGAGCGCCTGGATACGTTACGCATCCAGGCCTTTCTGGATCGCGCCGTGGATCGGCTGGACACGGATCTGGCCGACCAGCCGGAGCTCAAGGCACGCATGCAGAACGTGCTCGGTGCGGTGCACGAGGGTCTGGGCCTGTACGATCCCGCACTCGCACTCATGAACGCCTCCGTCGCGGGATACCGCGTCACCAAGGGCGAGCAGAGCCCGGAGGTGACCAAAGCACTCGGAGACCTGGCACGCGTCCTCCAGATGTCGGGCGACGCCGCCGCGGCAGAAGAGACGTACCGTCTAGCCATCCCCCGGATGGTGGCCCTTCATGGAGAGCGCTCGGCAGAGGTGGCGCAGTTGCGCGTGCAGCTGGCGGCCGCGCTGGTCACGCAGGACCGGTTGCCGGAGGCCGAAACCATGCTCCAGGCCGCGATCGAGGTACGGCGCCACGTGCTGGAAGACTCGCTGAAGATCGCCGACGATCTCAATCTTCTCGGGGCTCTGCAGTACCGGCAGGGCAAAGTCGATCGGGCAGCCGAGACCATGCGTCAGTCACTCGAGATGAATCGAGCCGCCCTGGGGCCAGACCACCCCAATGTGGCTGTCATCTCGCAGAACCTGGCGTTGATCCTGAACCGGGCCGAACGATATGACGAGGCCGAGCCCTTGCTTCGCGAGGCGATCGAGGCGATGCGTCGGGCGCTGGGACCGGACTACCCGGAGATCGGCGGGACGATCAAGACCCTGGCGAGTGTTCTGGAGGCCAAGGGAAGGGCAGTGGAAGCTGATTCACTGTACCGCGAGGCCATCGACCACTCGCGGCGAGGGCGCGGAGCCGCGGACCCTAGCCTCGCGATCGCACTGCACGACTACGGCGCATTCCGGATGAAGCTGGGCGATCTGGCGGGCGCCGATTCGCTGATCGTGGAGGCGCGTGATCTGGAACTGAGTGCGAACGGCCCGGATCATCCTGGCACGGCCGTCACCACCGGCACCCTCGCCGACTTGCGCCGGCGCCAGGGCGATGCACTCCGAGCAGAGGCGCTCTACCGTGAGTCACTCCGCTCCCTGGAGGCGATCTTCCCGCCCACGCATCCCAGGGTGCTGAACGCGCGGCGCGGGCTTGCCCTGAGCCTGGCGGACCAGAGGCGTACCAGCGAGGCCGAGCCACTGCTACTCGACGTCTACGAGGCCGCGAAGAGTCTCGAGGACGGCGGGGTGGAAACCCGCGCGACCGCGCGGTCCCTCGCGCTCTTCTACGAGGGGTTGGGCAACCAGACCGAGGCTGCTCGCTGGCAAGCGCTGAGCGAAGCGCCTCCTGGTTGA
- a CDS encoding 6-bladed beta-propeller: MTRDTLPGGIPRLRYERLDTATSLTPDLKIGSIEGGQATVFGAVKGIEADRLGNIYILDGQASEIRVFDPSGVYLRTIASPGEGPGELTAANGMILMGDSLLWVQDHGKWMMLALSTDGQERRRVPMVVRSYGYAWTGTVDERGRHWKPASHSDVEPVFPPPEGLQTTTYRRFLKWYDPPSEATDSVDLGPMVVRTYVISRGRGAAYWPIPHDPLAAVVVDPGGGFWRSDDLAYRLVRLSESGDTTLVVEVGATQLRTTAVDRERFVEGVAGRRPESRREAEQVADFIPELRPWILGLGVDDRGRVWVDRVMNSETAHHYDVFERDGRLVGSVELDVGQFAYVPIRVRSGHLYSVVTDSLDVQYVVRVPLPQAFRTAS; this comes from the coding sequence ATGACGCGTGATACGCTTCCGGGCGGGATCCCTCGACTACGTTACGAACGGCTCGACACCGCCACCTCCCTGACACCGGACCTGAAGATCGGCTCGATCGAGGGCGGGCAGGCCACCGTGTTTGGCGCCGTGAAAGGGATCGAGGCCGACCGCTTGGGGAACATCTACATCCTGGATGGTCAGGCGTCCGAGATCCGCGTATTCGATCCCTCGGGTGTCTACCTTCGCACGATCGCGTCCCCGGGCGAAGGACCGGGTGAACTCACCGCGGCCAACGGCATGATCCTGATGGGAGACAGCCTTCTCTGGGTACAGGACCATGGCAAGTGGATGATGTTGGCGCTCAGCACGGACGGCCAGGAGCGCCGACGCGTCCCGATGGTTGTGCGTTCGTACGGCTACGCATGGACGGGCACGGTGGACGAACGAGGCCGTCATTGGAAGCCGGCGTCTCACTCGGACGTCGAGCCCGTGTTTCCGCCGCCAGAGGGGTTACAGACCACCACCTACCGTCGCTTTCTCAAGTGGTACGATCCGCCGAGCGAGGCTACAGACTCCGTGGACCTGGGGCCGATGGTGGTTCGGACCTACGTGATTTCGCGTGGGCGGGGCGCCGCCTACTGGCCGATCCCCCACGACCCCTTGGCCGCTGTGGTGGTCGATCCAGGGGGAGGTTTCTGGCGTTCCGACGATCTGGCGTACCGACTCGTCCGCTTGAGCGAATCTGGAGACACCACGCTCGTGGTCGAGGTCGGAGCTACGCAGCTACGGACGACCGCGGTGGATCGAGAGCGGTTCGTGGAGGGCGTGGCAGGCAGACGACCCGAAAGCCGCAGGGAGGCGGAGCAGGTCGCCGACTTCATCCCCGAGCTCAGGCCCTGGATCCTGGGCCTTGGCGTGGACGATCGTGGGCGGGTCTGGGTGGATCGTGTCATGAACTCCGAGACGGCGCATCACTATGACGTGTTCGAGCGCGATGGACGGCTGGTAGGATCGGTGGAGCTCGACGTGGGCCAGTTTGCCTACGTACCGATCCGCGTGCGGAGCGGGCACCTCTACTCGGTCGTCACCGACTCACTCGATGTCCAGTATGTGGTCCGCGTACCGCTGCCGCAGGCTTTCCGGACCGCTTCGTGA
- a CDS encoding beta-N-acetylhexosaminidase yields the protein MLVAGAVFALSVLQVACEPPGSVHSIIPNPLSVERAGGEPVQVSDSTWIVIDAGDAQVRRIGELLSALIGNTIETQPPVVDAPADGATPRIRLTLQGAPDSLGSEGYALNVTPDEIVIQGGGVAGLFYGVQTLRHLLPPLVEYSAAHVRPLPVPALRVVDRPRYAWRGAMLDVSRHFLPPEDVERFIDWMALYKLNRLHLHLADDQGWRIEIPSWPALTEQGASTEVGGRGGGFYTTAEYAALVRYADEHFVTIVPEIDMPGHTNAALASVPELNCDGVAPPLYTGTEVGFSALCPSKEVTYQFLDDVIGEISAHTTGAWFHVGGDEVRTISDDEYAGFIERVQAIVASHGKRLVGWDEVASAPLRPGSIVQVWRPLWRRDGEAADDTATAAAATRFREDLLRAAASGSQVLLSPADRLYLDMKYDVTTVLGLTWAGVVDVRRAYDWEVSEVFAGLPAESVVGVEAPLWSETLGTLSDFEYMAFPKLAGVAELGWSAPARRSWHEYRLRLGAQAPRWTALGLNFARSPLVPWAPIL from the coding sequence ATGTTGGTCGCCGGCGCGGTCTTCGCGCTATCGGTCCTGCAGGTCGCGTGCGAGCCACCGGGAAGCGTCCATTCGATCATCCCCAACCCCCTATCGGTCGAGCGTGCGGGGGGAGAGCCCGTCCAGGTGTCCGACAGCACCTGGATTGTGATCGACGCCGGCGATGCCCAGGTGCGCCGCATCGGCGAGCTCCTGTCGGCACTGATCGGGAACACCATCGAGACGCAGCCACCCGTGGTGGACGCACCCGCGGACGGGGCCACCCCGCGGATCCGCCTGACGTTGCAGGGTGCTCCCGATTCGCTGGGGAGCGAAGGCTACGCGTTGAACGTCACGCCAGATGAGATCGTCATCCAGGGTGGAGGCGTCGCGGGGCTGTTCTACGGTGTACAGACCCTTCGACACCTCCTGCCGCCGCTGGTCGAGTACAGCGCCGCCCATGTGCGACCTCTGCCCGTGCCCGCCCTGCGCGTCGTGGATCGGCCGCGCTACGCCTGGCGCGGAGCGATGCTCGACGTCTCACGGCATTTCCTGCCGCCCGAGGATGTAGAGCGCTTCATCGATTGGATGGCGCTCTACAAGCTCAACCGCCTGCACCTGCACCTGGCGGACGACCAGGGTTGGCGCATCGAGATACCGAGTTGGCCCGCGCTCACGGAGCAGGGCGCCAGTACGGAGGTCGGAGGTCGTGGAGGCGGTTTCTACACCACCGCGGAATACGCGGCTCTGGTGCGCTATGCGGATGAGCACTTCGTCACCATCGTGCCGGAGATCGACATGCCGGGGCACACCAACGCCGCGCTCGCTTCGGTCCCCGAGTTGAACTGCGACGGCGTGGCTCCACCGCTGTACACGGGCACAGAGGTGGGATTCAGCGCACTGTGCCCGTCCAAGGAAGTGACGTACCAGTTCCTGGACGACGTGATCGGTGAGATCAGCGCCCACACCACCGGTGCGTGGTTTCACGTGGGGGGCGACGAGGTCCGGACCATCAGCGACGACGAGTACGCTGGTTTCATCGAGCGCGTACAAGCGATCGTTGCGTCGCATGGCAAGCGACTCGTCGGCTGGGACGAGGTCGCTTCGGCACCCCTGCGGCCCGGATCCATCGTACAGGTGTGGCGCCCCCTTTGGAGGCGGGATGGCGAGGCGGCCGATGACACGGCCACCGCAGCGGCCGCCACACGCTTTCGTGAGGACCTGCTCCGCGCGGCCGCTTCTGGAAGCCAGGTCCTGCTCTCGCCCGCCGACCGGCTCTATCTGGACATGAAGTACGACGTCACGACCGTGCTGGGTCTGACGTGGGCAGGCGTCGTGGACGTCCGTCGTGCCTACGACTGGGAGGTCTCGGAGGTCTTCGCAGGGCTCCCCGCCGAGTCTGTCGTCGGGGTCGAGGCACCGCTCTGGTCGGAGACCTTGGGCACCCTCTCGGACTTCGAGTACATGGCGTTTCCCAAGCTGGCCGGCGTCGCCGAGCTGGGCTGGTCGGCCCCAGCGCGTCGCTCCTGGCACGAGTACCGGCTGCGACTGGGCGCCCAGGCTCCTCGCTGGACGGCTCTGGGTCTGAACTTCGCGCGCTCGCCGCTCGTCCCCTGGGCCCCTATTCTGTAG
- a CDS encoding YhbY family RNA-binding protein, protein MTEPRLTSKERAQLRSQAHGLEPVQHVGAGGLTPAVLKSLREAFNTRELLKVKVLETAPDSAYDTGDQIAERIEGAEVVQTIGRVVVLYRPLPEEDDTSRRSS, encoded by the coding sequence ATGACCGAACCCCGGCTGACGTCCAAGGAACGCGCACAACTGCGGTCTCAGGCCCACGGGCTGGAGCCCGTCCAGCACGTAGGCGCTGGCGGCTTGACTCCGGCCGTGTTGAAGAGCCTGCGCGAGGCGTTCAACACCCGCGAGCTGCTCAAGGTGAAGGTGTTGGAGACCGCGCCGGACAGCGCCTACGACACCGGAGACCAGATCGCGGAGCGGATCGAGGGCGCCGAGGTTGTGCAGACGATCGGCCGCGTGGTGGTGCTATACCGCCCCCTGCCAGAAGAGGACGACACCAGCCGGCGCAGCTCCTGA
- a CDS encoding TRAP transporter substrate-binding protein, translating to MTESPTPRLTPSAVDDDTPVAGPSGGLGRRAFVTRAAAGLAAASAAACGGNESGEVEGAPAVQTGQRVQWRMVSSYPRTLDTLWGSAESFARHLSELTGGRFTLRPYPSGELVPGLEVMDAVQQGSVQCGQTPSYYYTGKNPALAFDTCVPFGFTARQQSAWLMEGGGLELIQRIYGDFNIINFSMGNTGAQMGGWFRREISTAADLRGLKMRIPGLGGLVMDRIGVGVQNIAAGELFAALERGAIDAAEWVGPADDERLGLQDAATYYYYPGWWEPGPEVSCVINRQAWDALPSDYQAALQVACKAVRQELQAAYDARNPAALTRLVQGGVQLRQFSPEIMNVAQAATEEMLEESAAADATYREVYEQWKRFRDASFAWFGTTELAYAEFAFRQR from the coding sequence ATGACCGAGTCGCCCACACCCCGCCTCACGCCCTCTGCCGTGGACGACGACACGCCCGTCGCAGGTCCGTCCGGGGGCTTGGGCCGCCGCGCCTTCGTGACCAGGGCCGCCGCGGGTCTGGCCGCCGCCAGCGCGGCGGCGTGCGGAGGGAACGAATCCGGCGAGGTCGAGGGTGCGCCGGCCGTGCAGACCGGTCAGCGCGTGCAGTGGCGGATGGTCTCCAGCTATCCGCGCACACTCGACACCCTCTGGGGATCGGCGGAGTCCTTTGCCCGCCATCTCTCCGAGCTGACTGGAGGTCGCTTCACCCTGCGCCCCTACCCCTCCGGCGAGCTCGTGCCCGGGTTGGAGGTGATGGACGCCGTACAACAGGGATCGGTGCAGTGCGGGCAGACGCCCAGCTACTACTACACGGGCAAGAACCCGGCGCTGGCGTTCGACACGTGTGTGCCGTTCGGGTTCACGGCCCGCCAGCAGAGCGCCTGGCTGATGGAGGGAGGTGGCCTCGAGCTCATACAGCGCATCTACGGCGATTTCAACATCATCAACTTCTCGATGGGCAACACCGGCGCGCAGATGGGAGGTTGGTTCCGCCGCGAAATCAGCACCGCCGCGGACCTGCGTGGCCTCAAGATGCGCATTCCGGGCCTCGGTGGGCTGGTGATGGACCGCATCGGTGTCGGTGTCCAGAACATCGCGGCGGGAGAGCTGTTCGCGGCGTTGGAACGGGGTGCCATCGACGCAGCCGAGTGGGTGGGCCCGGCGGACGACGAGCGCCTGGGCCTGCAGGACGCCGCCACCTACTACTACTACCCGGGCTGGTGGGAGCCGGGCCCGGAGGTGAGTTGTGTCATCAACCGGCAGGCTTGGGATGCGCTGCCCTCTGACTACCAGGCCGCGTTGCAGGTGGCCTGCAAAGCCGTGCGCCAGGAGTTGCAGGCGGCCTACGACGCTCGCAATCCCGCGGCACTGACGCGACTGGTGCAGGGCGGCGTCCAGCTCCGCCAGTTCTCGCCTGAGATCATGAATGTGGCCCAGGCCGCGACCGAAGAGATGCTGGAGGAGAGCGCGGCAGCAGACGCCACCTATCGCGAGGTCTACGAGCAATGGAAGCGCTTCCGCGACGCGTCGTTCGCCTGGTTCGGCACCACGGAGCTGGCCTACGCCGAGTTCGCGTTCCGACAACGGTAG